The DNA window CGTCGGAGACGATCACACACAGGCTGGCCCACATCGCGAGCCAAGGCTGGGCATCTTGCATATTTCCCCCGGTAGCGACGGCGGTTGCGCTTTGGATCAGTTGATATGCATGGCGCGAACAAGGTCTTGAACCGCTTGAGTGACAAGCGGTTGTTCAATGACTTAGACCAGCGGCTCTTGGTATCAATCAGCCTGAGTTGGCCGCCGCCGCCTTCACGTTGTTGCTCATCTTGTCGAAAAGTTCCGTGTACATGGTTTTGAGGGCGGGATAAAAGATGGCGCCCAGCGCGGTGGCGATCAACGCGGCAAGAATGCCGTACTCGATGGCGGTAGCACCTTGCTCATCGGCCAGAAAACGTTTGATGGCGTACATGGATACTCCCTTGGCGCACAGTGAATGAGGTGTTTGGTGTCTGGCTTCATGCCGGAAGACTTTCCATGGGGGATACGCTGCGGGCCGAGGGCATGAAGCCGGGCGGCGCTGCGTTTTCCATATTAAGTTCATTGTCGAAGTGCTGAATGCGCAAATTCGGCAAATATAAGGTTGAGGCCGTATGAACGAGTTGCGCCATTGAAAGCAGGGTAATTTTTGTGTCAGTCTCTTTTGGATCGATCCATACGGTCAATTATCTACCTTGCTGTTGGTTTCTTGTCAGTCGTATGTGCTCGTCTTCCATGACTTGACGTCCGGTCCGGTTGTCTTGTATATAGGATTGCGATATGGATTTGATCGTGTCTTGTGTGTCTGCAAGTACATCGATATGAATAAATTTTGTAATGAAAACAGTCTGTTTGAAAGCTTGTGGTGAATCCTTGCGAACCAGGGATCATCATTTTTCATTCTGGATCCTGGTTGCTCCAGGATGTCGATTTTTTATGCGGATGCTTGTTCGGTGATAATGCCGTGCAGTGCATCTGTCCCGGCCGGCCATCAGCAAGGCATGCCGGGCAATCAAGCTGCCGACAGGGCCGCGATCCAATCGAACGGTCACCGGCTGTCGGGCCTCAGGCGGACTTCCGGTTTTTATCGTGACTCATGGAGATATTCCGTGCCTGCAGGGTCCATCGATGGAAACGGGCTCCGGCCGGGACGCCTCGCGGTGAACGGCTTCTGGCTCGAAGCGTGGCTGACAGGGAGGAGACGGCTGACTTGTCGCAAGACGCTTGTCTGCCTGGTCCCGATGATCGTCGCGCCTGACGACAGGAGCGGTCATTGATGCCCGGCTTCCGACAGTTCAGCACGGCCCTCGGGGTGTGCGAGATCGACGCCGTCCTTTTGAGTCCGGACTCTCCGCGTTTGAGTCTGCGGCTCAGCGAACATGTGCATGCTCGCGCAGGCCTGCTTCAGCTGGACTGTGCGGTTCGGGGCCGTTTTGTGCTGCCCGATGACGTCTGCCTGTTGGTGCATGTCGATCAGACGGGGGCGCAGAGCTGGTGTCACGGGCAAGCCTTCGCTCGACACAGCGCCGTATTGGTCAGGCCACGAGGCACCAGTGAGTTCATGTTGGGCGCAGGGAGTCGTCTGCTGTTCATCGTGGTGCGGCAGGACTGGATTCGACCGCTTTTGGCGACCGGAGGGGGAGAGACCGCTGGCTGGGATGTCTGCGCCGCGCACTTCAGCATCGGCACGGCGGCCTCGCCGGCAGGATTGCTGCAGCTCTATCAAAGCCTGGCCGGGGAGCTGGAGGCGGGCGTCGAGAACGCGTTGGCAGGAGCCCGACCGGTTGCGGACGAGGCCTTGCTGCGTGAGGTGATACAGACACATCTGCAGGAGGCCCAATCGCTGCACCCCGATGACCGGATGCCGAATTCCCGCAGCCAGCGCACGCATTATCTTGTCTTGCAACGCGTAGAGCACTTCATGCGCAGCCGATTGCGCAAGGAGATCTATCTGCACGAGATGTGCGAGGCCGGCGGAGTCAGCGAGCGTACGCTGCGCAATGTGTTCGAGCATATGGTGGGCGTGTCGCCCAACCGTTATCTGGCGATGATGCGCCTGTGCATGGCCTATCGCAGTCTTGCACGTGCAGACATGTCGAGGCAGTCGGTCAAGTCGGTGGCTCTGAGCTACGGTCTGTGGGACCTCTCCCGCTTTGCGGATCATTACCGGCGGATTTTCGGCGAACTCCCGCGTGCGACCTTGTCTGGAGATGGCGCATAAGAAGCTGGTACTCGCAAAGTACCCGGGCGGCATGGTTTTCCCGCGGCGGCGGCAAGAGGGGCGGCGGGTCTGAGCGAACGGGAGCCGCAGCGATTCAGAACGCGGCCAGCGGCCGGATCGCGACGGCGAGCACGATGCCCAGCCAGATCAGCAGTCCGACCCAGTTGTTGTTGCGGAAGGCGACCAGGCCGATGCTGTCCGGGCCACGGGCCAGCAGCCGCTGCTGGTGGCCGAACAGGCCGGCGCTGCCGGCCAGCGCCAGCCAGTAAGGCCATGCCAGCCCGGCGCGCATGCCGAGCAGGAACATGGCGGCCAGGAAGATGATGATCAGCAGGCCGAGGGCGGCGCGGATGCCGTCACCGAACAGGATGGCGGTGGATTTGTTGCCCGCACGCAGATCATCTTCGCGATCGACCAGGGCATACTGGGTGTCATAGATCACCGACCACAGCACATTGGCCAGAAACAGCAGCC is part of the Frateuria aurantia DSM 6220 genome and encodes:
- a CDS encoding Flp family type IVb pilin; translation: MYAIKRFLADEQGATAIEYGILAALIATALGAIFYPALKTMYTELFDKMSNNVKAAAANSG
- a CDS encoding helix-turn-helix transcriptional regulator, with translation MPGFRQFSTALGVCEIDAVLLSPDSPRLSLRLSEHVHARAGLLQLDCAVRGRFVLPDDVCLLVHVDQTGAQSWCHGQAFARHSAVLVRPRGTSEFMLGAGSRLLFIVVRQDWIRPLLATGGGETAGWDVCAAHFSIGTAASPAGLLQLYQSLAGELEAGVENALAGARPVADEALLREVIQTHLQEAQSLHPDDRMPNSRSQRTHYLVLQRVEHFMRSRLRKEIYLHEMCEAGGVSERTLRNVFEHMVGVSPNRYLAMMRLCMAYRSLARADMSRQSVKSVALSYGLWDLSRFADHYRRIFGELPRATLSGDGA